One window of Paenibacillus sp. JQZ6Y-1 genomic DNA carries:
- a CDS encoding mannitol-1-phosphate 5-dehydrogenase, with protein MKKAIQFGAGNIGRGFIGALLANAGYHVVFADVNEKMIDALNEQKSYQIHILDLEKSVETITNVSGCLSNGPDIVNEIASAEIVTTAVGPNVLKFIAPTIAQGIEARREAGAGPLNVIACENMVGATSHLQEQVESHLSEEGKAYAREHVGFANCSVDRIVPPFQGDNLLDVGVEAFHEWIVEEPKLKGGTPQIDGMKLTDNLVAYVQRKLFTLNTGHAITAYLGFLKGIETIDQSIQDESVRSIVRPAMEESGAALVQKHGFDAAEHAKYIDKIETRFKNPYIRDEVIRVGREPLRKLGPADRLIGPANMAAELGLGRDHLLQGAAAAFHYNNANDPQSAELQGRIQAEGLGAVVSDVTGFAKDSEDYNKIMSAYEELAALKK; from the coding sequence ATGAAAAAAGCAATTCAGTTTGGTGCAGGTAATATTGGACGTGGATTTATCGGAGCATTGTTGGCGAACGCTGGATACCATGTCGTATTCGCTGATGTAAACGAGAAAATGATCGACGCCCTGAACGAACAAAAGAGCTACCAGATTCATATTCTGGATTTGGAAAAAAGCGTGGAGACGATTACGAACGTATCCGGTTGTTTATCCAATGGTCCAGACATCGTGAACGAAATTGCTTCTGCTGAGATCGTAACAACCGCGGTAGGTCCGAACGTATTGAAATTTATCGCTCCAACGATCGCACAAGGCATTGAAGCCCGCCGTGAAGCTGGTGCTGGTCCACTCAATGTGATTGCCTGTGAGAATATGGTTGGGGCGACCAGCCATCTGCAAGAGCAGGTAGAAAGCCACCTGTCCGAAGAAGGCAAAGCATATGCTCGCGAACATGTCGGCTTTGCGAACTGTTCTGTCGACCGTATCGTGCCTCCGTTCCAAGGCGATAACCTGCTGGATGTAGGCGTAGAAGCCTTCCACGAGTGGATCGTCGAAGAACCGAAGCTCAAAGGTGGCACTCCGCAAATCGACGGCATGAAGCTGACCGACAATCTGGTTGCCTACGTACAGCGTAAGCTGTTCACACTGAATACCGGTCATGCAATCACTGCCTACCTCGGATTCCTGAAAGGAATTGAGACGATTGACCAAAGCATTCAGGACGAATCGGTACGCTCCATCGTGCGTCCAGCAATGGAAGAAAGCGGAGCTGCATTGGTTCAAAAGCACGGCTTCGATGCTGCCGAGCATGCCAAATATATCGACAAAATCGAAACCCGTTTCAAAAACCCATACATTCGCGATGAAGTGATCCGTGTAGGCCGCGAGCCACTGCGTAAGCTTGGTCCTGCGGACCGTCTGATTGGCCCTGCCAATATGGCTGCTGAGTTAGGTTTGGGACGCGATCACCTGCTGCAAGGCGCAGCTGCTGCGTTCCACTACAACAACGCCAATGACCCACAATCCGCCGAACTGCAAGGTCGTATTCAAGCCGAAGGCTTGGGCGCTGTAGTTAGCGATGTTACTGGATTTGCCAAAGACAGCGAAGATTACAACAAGATCATGAGCGCTTATGAAGAACTGGCTGCTCTGAAAAAATAA
- a CDS encoding PTS mannitol transporter subunit IICBA, producing MSTVHSAASEKKSARDRVQSFGRFLSSMVMPNIGAFIAWGLLTALFIPTGWVPNATLATMVDPMIKYLLPLLIAYTGGKVVHDHRGGVLGAIAAMGVIVGADIPMFIGAMIMGPLGGWVIKQFDRAIEGKIKAGFEMLVNNFSAGIIGMILAILGYVGIGPLVQGFTHLIEAGVNFLVAHELLPLVSLFVEPGKILFLNNAINHGIFTPLGAQQSLETGKSIFYLLEANPGPGLGVLVAYWIFGKGSIKASAPGAIVIQFLGGIHEIYFPYVLMKPILFVSVILGGMAGVFTNVLLHSGLTSAASPGSIIAILALAPKGGALPVIAGVAAAAIVSFVFSAIFLRTSPVVEGDLEKAQATSKNMKSGGGAAAPALTTAADLQSGNVRKIVFACDAGMGSSAMGASSFRKKVQQAGLPIQVTNSAVDAIPGDADIVVTQQNLTSRARGKAPNAQHVSIDNFINNPIYDEMITKLKDATSGNASSSIPKEAAGVREEVSEVLSHNAPHVVEDTKEGVPAPAGGSRVLRKENIVLGLSSEPKEDAIRRAGELLAGAGYVKPDYVAAMQEREKVATTYIGNGVAIPHGVGEAKKQIQTSGIVVLQYPNGVDFEGGKAYLVIGIAGAGGEHLQILTKIAETIEDESVVHHLAQVTDADEIYRTFSI from the coding sequence ATGAGCACAGTACATTCCGCTGCTTCTGAAAAGAAAAGCGCACGCGATCGCGTTCAGTCATTTGGACGGTTCCTAAGCTCCATGGTTATGCCGAATATCGGTGCATTTATCGCATGGGGTTTATTGACTGCCCTCTTTATTCCAACAGGTTGGGTTCCTAATGCTACATTGGCAACTATGGTCGATCCAATGATCAAATACTTGCTGCCACTGCTGATCGCCTACACCGGCGGTAAAGTCGTGCATGACCATCGTGGTGGTGTACTCGGTGCTATTGCCGCAATGGGTGTTATCGTCGGCGCCGACATCCCGATGTTTATCGGTGCTATGATTATGGGTCCTCTCGGCGGTTGGGTCATCAAGCAATTTGACAGAGCAATCGAAGGCAAAATCAAAGCCGGTTTCGAAATGCTCGTGAATAACTTCTCTGCTGGTATTATCGGTATGATTTTGGCGATCCTCGGTTATGTAGGGATCGGTCCACTGGTACAAGGCTTTACGCATCTGATTGAAGCAGGTGTTAACTTCTTAGTTGCACATGAACTGCTGCCACTCGTATCTCTGTTTGTAGAGCCGGGTAAAATCCTATTCCTGAACAACGCGATCAACCACGGTATCTTTACACCACTGGGTGCACAGCAATCTCTGGAAACAGGTAAATCGATCTTTTACCTGCTGGAAGCCAATCCAGGTCCTGGTCTGGGTGTACTCGTTGCTTACTGGATCTTCGGTAAAGGCAGTATTAAAGCTTCCGCACCGGGTGCCATTGTCATTCAATTCTTGGGCGGTATTCACGAAATCTACTTCCCTTATGTACTGATGAAACCAATCCTGTTCGTATCCGTTATTCTGGGCGGTATGGCTGGCGTATTCACAAACGTTCTGCTGCATAGCGGTCTGACAAGTGCGGCTTCACCGGGTAGTATCATTGCTATTCTGGCACTTGCTCCAAAAGGTGGCGCATTGCCGGTTATCGCTGGTGTTGCTGCCGCTGCTATCGTATCCTTCGTATTCTCTGCTATCTTCTTGCGTACCTCTCCAGTAGTCGAAGGTGACTTGGAAAAAGCACAAGCAACCTCCAAAAACATGAAATCTGGTGGTGGCGCAGCAGCTCCAGCACTGACAACTGCCGCTGATCTGCAATCCGGCAACGTACGCAAAATCGTCTTTGCTTGTGACGCAGGTATGGGTTCCAGTGCCATGGGCGCATCGTCGTTCCGTAAAAAAGTACAACAAGCGGGTCTGCCTATTCAGGTGACCAACTCCGCAGTTGATGCGATCCCTGGCGATGCTGACATCGTGGTTACTCAGCAAAACCTGACCAGCCGTGCACGCGGTAAAGCGCCAAATGCACAGCACGTATCGATCGACAACTTTATCAACAACCCGATCTACGACGAAATGATCACCAAACTGAAAGACGCAACATCTGGCAATGCTTCCTCTTCCATTCCAAAAGAAGCAGCGGGTGTACGCGAAGAAGTGAGTGAGGTTCTGAGTCACAATGCACCGCATGTGGTAGAAGATACGAAGGAAGGCGTTCCTGCTCCGGCTGGCGGCTCCCGTGTTCTTCGCAAAGAAAACATCGTACTCGGTCTGTCCAGTGAGCCAAAAGAAGACGCTATCCGCAGAGCGGGTGAACTGCTAGCAGGTGCTGGTTATGTGAAACCGGATTATGTAGCTGCTATGCAAGAACGCGAAAAAGTAGCCACTACCTACATTGGTAACGGCGTAGCGATTCCGCATGGTGTCGGTGAAGCGAAAAAACAAATTCAAACTTCAGGTATCGTAGTTCTGCAATATCCGAATGGCGTTGATTTTGAAGGCGGCAAAGCATATCTCGTTATTGGTATTGCTGGCGCTGGCGGAGAACATCTGCAAATCCTAACCAAAATTGCTGAAACGATCGAAGACGAATCTGTCGTACACCATCTGGCACAAGTAACCGATGCCGATGAAATCTACCGCACATTCTCGATCTAA
- a CDS encoding BglG family transcription antiterminator, which produces MEKLTARLTMMLQFLTGAHGDYITIRDLSDHLDVSEKTVKRELPAAEEWLRQHHLKLIRKPGTGLALEGSTSALDAARQELDEQNLRKDYTREERHYFIISELLLSKEPIKLYAFASQFKVTEGTLSNDLDRIAQWLSSFGITLVRKPGLGVYIEGTENSIRSALVHLLYESVDEYQLTHLVRDQLSPDEETGRVQFHIRNRLLNLVDDGMMDQLQTYLSDLEREMHMKLTDSAYIGLTVHLALAIERIRRGQRITIAPRILDELKQLREFHIARTLAERLEHSFDITVPEDEMGYITMHLKGAETRLSVESDSYYEHVSFELVKLARDILKMAETETGFELKGNSRLFAGFINHLGPAIERLRLGLDIRNPLLAQIKEQYGPTFEIARKCSRLLADFTQREVPEAEIGYLAMHIGAMSEYAAVQRKPLKAIIACASGMGTSSLLSIRVKREFPSLQIIDVVSSSEAASMDTRADVIISTVEVNSSIPTIRVSPLLSPEDINDIRQLLSRLEITAEPRSNEKARPADPAERLTDTLSIHKETLTGILDLTAGLVIRDQFHAQSVPDLIHQIASMFTASAERADTLEQELHERERMGETVLSQDGLILLHCRSSVVNKLFLGIIRFSEPIQAATQSVDLYAAIVLLAPKDSSKSYLEAVNEVSKSLIDRPGFVTRLVSDRPSGLKSEISGMMRDLYTRKIEQYMMEVEQI; this is translated from the coding sequence TTGGAGAAGCTGACCGCCAGGCTGACGATGATGCTTCAGTTTCTGACCGGGGCGCATGGCGACTATATAACGATTCGCGATCTGTCGGATCATCTGGACGTCAGTGAAAAAACGGTCAAACGTGAGCTGCCTGCCGCTGAAGAGTGGCTGCGCCAGCATCACCTGAAGCTCATTCGTAAGCCTGGAACTGGTTTAGCTCTAGAAGGCAGCACATCTGCTCTGGATGCCGCTCGTCAGGAATTGGACGAGCAGAACCTCCGTAAGGATTACACGCGTGAGGAACGGCATTACTTCATTATTAGCGAACTTCTTCTTTCCAAGGAACCGATTAAACTTTACGCATTCGCCTCTCAGTTCAAAGTAACGGAAGGCACACTAAGCAACGATCTGGATCGGATCGCACAATGGCTCTCCTCCTTCGGCATTACCCTTGTCCGCAAGCCCGGACTGGGCGTTTACATCGAAGGTACAGAGAATAGCATCCGCTCCGCACTGGTTCATCTGCTCTACGAAAGTGTGGACGAATACCAGTTGACTCATTTGGTTCGGGATCAGCTCTCACCGGATGAGGAAACGGGACGCGTGCAATTCCACATTCGCAATCGCCTGCTCAATCTGGTCGATGATGGCATGATGGACCAGCTGCAAACGTACTTGAGCGATCTGGAACGCGAGATGCACATGAAATTAACCGATAGCGCCTATATTGGGCTAACGGTGCATCTAGCACTCGCTATCGAGCGCATCCGGCGCGGGCAACGCATTACGATTGCACCCCGCATTCTGGATGAGCTGAAGCAATTGCGCGAATTTCATATCGCACGCACGCTGGCAGAACGGCTAGAGCATTCGTTTGACATTACGGTTCCTGAAGATGAGATGGGTTATATCACCATGCATCTCAAGGGCGCCGAAACGAGACTTAGCGTCGAATCCGATTCGTATTACGAGCATGTTAGCTTTGAACTGGTCAAGCTGGCACGCGACATCCTCAAGATGGCGGAAACGGAAACCGGATTTGAGCTAAAAGGCAACAGTCGTTTGTTTGCCGGATTCATTAATCACCTTGGTCCGGCAATTGAGCGGCTGCGCTTGGGACTGGATATCCGTAATCCGCTGCTGGCGCAGATCAAAGAGCAATACGGCCCGACCTTTGAGATCGCTCGTAAATGTTCGCGACTGTTGGCAGATTTCACTCAGCGCGAAGTACCGGAAGCGGAAATCGGATATTTGGCGATGCACATCGGCGCCATGTCTGAATACGCCGCCGTCCAGCGCAAGCCGCTCAAAGCGATCATCGCCTGTGCAAGCGGTATGGGTACATCCAGCCTGCTCTCCATCCGAGTCAAGCGTGAGTTTCCATCGCTGCAAATTATCGATGTCGTCTCCTCCTCGGAGGCAGCCAGTATGGATACACGTGCGGACGTGATCATTTCCACCGTTGAGGTCAACAGCAGTATCCCGACTATTCGGGTATCGCCGCTGCTCTCGCCAGAGGATATCAATGATATTCGCCAACTGCTGTCTCGGCTAGAAATTACGGCGGAACCGCGCTCCAATGAAAAGGCACGTCCCGCCGATCCGGCAGAGCGTCTAACCGACACGCTAAGCATTCACAAGGAAACGCTGACCGGTATTCTCGATCTAACGGCTGGGCTTGTGATTCGTGATCAGTTTCACGCCCAATCGGTGCCGGATCTGATTCACCAGATTGCCAGCATGTTTACCGCTTCGGCGGAACGCGCCGATACGTTGGAGCAAGAGCTGCATGAACGCGAACGCATGGGTGAGACCGTGTTATCGCAGGATGGATTGATCTTGCTGCACTGCCGCTCCAGCGTCGTCAATAAGTTATTTCTCGGCATTATCCGGTTCTCCGAACCGATTCAGGCAGCGACCCAATCGGTTGATCTATACGCTGCCATTGTACTGCTTGCTCCGAAGGACAGCAGCAAGTCGTATCTGGAAGCGGTCAACGAAGTCAGCAAATCGCTGATCGACCGCCCCGGCTTTGTCACAAGGCTCGTCTCCGACCGGCCCTCCGGCCTGAAGTCGGAAATATCCGGCATGATGCGCGATTTATATACCCGCAAAATTGAACAATATATGATGGAGGTTGAACAAATATGA
- a CDS encoding cation diffusion facilitator family transporter, whose translation MSNSSVNQSMLAAWLSLISNVALTLLKLIVGILFNSQVLIADGIHNAGDVIASATALGSMRISAMPPDEDHPYGHGKAEVLGASMVAVILLLAALYIGYHSVMLLFEPPSEPHVIALLAAAVSLIWKLVLYVYTMRIGRAANSKGLIATAQDHLADVYASGAAFLGIGLGLIGEYYGYGLLAYGDPLAGIVVALLILKLAYSTGRESIDILMEKAVHPEKIEAYTAVLTAMPEVKRIDRIRAREHGHYIVVDVRIGVDAALTIQQGHDISRLMKKNIMSSDTQVTEVLVHLNPWYANEQ comes from the coding sequence ATGTCCAATTCTTCCGTGAATCAGTCTATGCTCGCCGCCTGGCTCAGCCTGATCAGCAATGTGGCACTTACCCTGCTCAAGCTCATCGTCGGTATCCTATTTAACAGTCAGGTTCTCATTGCCGATGGTATTCACAATGCAGGTGACGTGATCGCTTCTGCCACAGCGCTTGGCTCGATGCGCATCTCAGCAATGCCGCCAGATGAAGATCATCCCTATGGTCACGGTAAGGCTGAGGTGCTTGGTGCCAGTATGGTCGCGGTCATTCTGCTGCTGGCGGCACTGTACATCGGCTATCATTCGGTCATGCTGCTGTTTGAACCGCCTTCCGAGCCACATGTGATTGCACTGCTAGCCGCTGCTGTTTCGTTGATCTGGAAACTGGTGCTATACGTGTACACGATGCGCATTGGACGCGCAGCCAACAGCAAGGGCTTGATCGCTACCGCGCAGGATCATCTGGCAGATGTGTATGCGTCCGGTGCCGCTTTTCTAGGGATTGGATTAGGCTTGATCGGTGAATATTATGGCTATGGGCTGCTTGCCTATGGTGATCCGCTGGCGGGAATTGTGGTCGCTTTGCTCATTCTCAAGCTTGCTTACTCTACGGGTCGTGAGTCGATTGATATTTTGATGGAAAAAGCAGTGCATCCTGAGAAAATCGAAGCGTATACCGCTGTGTTAACGGCGATGCCGGAGGTCAAACGCATTGACCGCATTCGCGCGCGTGAGCATGGGCATTATATTGTGGTCGATGTACGCATCGGTGTAGATGCTGCATTGACGATTCAGCAGGGCCATGACATTTCGCGGTTGATGAAAAAGAATATTATGAGTTCGGATACACAGGTGACCGAGGTGCTGGTGCATTTGAACCCTTGGTATGCGAATGAGCAGTAA
- a CDS encoding alpha-glycosidase gives MLIEAIYHRPKMNWGYPYDHETIHLRLRTKKQDVKQAWALAGDKYMWEKSKELVEMKVFATDTLFDYWECELKPPFRRLKYGFKLSNDEETVWMDEDKFGSDEPQMDRLFDIPFINPVDVFTTPDWVKDAVFYQIFPERFANGNPSNDPEGTLPWGGKPEWYNFFGGDLQGIIDHLDHLTDLGINAIYLCPIFKATTNHKYDTEDYMQIDPSFGDEETLKKLIHTCHSKGIRVMFDAVFNHSGKTFAPFVDVQEKGEHSKYKDWFHVRKFPLAVEDGIPTYDTFDFEPLMPKLNTENPEVKEYLLGVARYWAEEYGIDGWRLDVADEVDHQFWREFRHTVKAINPDIYILGEIWHESSPWLQGDQFDSVMNYPFKNAVTDFFIKDTTDALTFSHAIGTQMARYQRQVTEVAFNLLDSHDTPRALTVADGNKDRLKLASLFQMTFTGTPCIYYGDEIGMEGEGDPDCRRCMVWEEEKQDRELFAYYQRIIGLRKQYAALRQGHFRFLHSRKGSNELVYERADEQDTFVIAMNSSSEPIEIDINVDSNHWEDVLEGEELQLDGGKLQYKLPAYGYKVLRCLEKDTHPEGDK, from the coding sequence ATGCTGATTGAAGCTATTTATCATCGTCCGAAAATGAACTGGGGTTATCCGTACGATCATGAGACGATTCATCTGCGTCTTCGTACGAAAAAGCAAGATGTGAAGCAGGCATGGGCGCTAGCGGGCGACAAGTATATGTGGGAGAAGTCCAAAGAGCTGGTAGAGATGAAGGTCTTTGCGACGGATACGCTGTTTGACTATTGGGAATGCGAATTGAAGCCTCCGTTTCGGCGGTTGAAATATGGCTTCAAGCTGTCCAATGATGAGGAAACCGTTTGGATGGATGAGGATAAATTCGGCAGCGATGAGCCGCAGATGGATCGCTTGTTTGATATTCCGTTTATCAATCCAGTCGATGTGTTTACGACTCCAGATTGGGTAAAAGATGCGGTCTTTTATCAGATTTTCCCGGAGCGGTTTGCGAATGGCAATCCATCCAATGATCCAGAAGGCACACTGCCGTGGGGTGGTAAGCCGGAGTGGTACAATTTCTTCGGTGGCGATCTGCAAGGGATTATCGATCATCTGGATCATCTGACCGATCTGGGCATTAACGCAATTTATCTATGTCCGATTTTCAAAGCGACGACCAATCATAAATACGATACCGAAGATTATATGCAGATTGATCCAAGCTTTGGCGATGAGGAAACACTGAAAAAGCTGATCCATACCTGCCATAGCAAAGGCATTCGCGTTATGTTTGACGCGGTATTCAATCATTCTGGTAAAACGTTCGCTCCCTTCGTGGACGTACAGGAAAAGGGCGAGCATTCCAAATACAAGGACTGGTTCCATGTACGCAAATTCCCGCTGGCGGTGGAGGATGGTATTCCAACCTACGATACATTCGACTTCGAGCCGCTCATGCCGAAGCTGAATACCGAGAACCCGGAAGTGAAGGAATATCTGCTAGGGGTGGCGCGTTACTGGGCGGAGGAATACGGCATCGACGGTTGGCGTCTGGATGTAGCCGACGAGGTAGATCACCAATTCTGGCGCGAATTCCGCCACACCGTCAAGGCGATCAACCCGGACATTTATATTCTCGGCGAAATTTGGCACGAGTCCAGTCCGTGGCTGCAAGGCGATCAATTCGACTCTGTGATGAACTATCCATTTAAAAATGCGGTGACGGATTTCTTCATTAAAGACACAACGGATGCGCTCACCTTCTCCCATGCAATTGGCACACAGATGGCGCGTTATCAGCGTCAGGTAACCGAAGTTGCCTTTAACCTGCTGGATAGCCACGATACGCCGCGTGCGTTGACCGTTGCTGACGGCAACAAGGACCGACTCAAACTGGCTTCCCTGTTCCAAATGACCTTTACCGGTACTCCGTGCATTTATTATGGCGATGAGATTGGAATGGAGGGCGAAGGCGATCCAGATTGCCGCCGCTGTATGGTATGGGAAGAAGAGAAACAAGATCGTGAGCTGTTCGCTTACTACCAGCGCATCATCGGATTGCGCAAGCAATATGCGGCGCTGCGTCAAGGACATTTCCGCTTCCTCCATTCACGCAAGGGCAGCAACGAGCTAGTGTATGAGCGTGCAGACGAGCAAGATACATTTGTGATCGCGATGAACAGCTCTAGCGAGCCGATTGAGATCGATATTAATGTGGATTCCAATCATTGGGAAGATGTGCTGGAAGGCGAAGAATTGCAATTGGATGGCGGAAAGCTACAATACAAGCTGCCAGCATATGGCTACAAAGTGCTGCGCTGTCTGGAAAAAGACACGCATCCTGAAGGAGACAAGTAA
- a CDS encoding CoA transferase, translated as MSTHTQSTEDTTLLKQRIEHAVQNRADHTEFDMHAALEDVLNGMGLSSTDSGGQIQFTGKDPIVPSVLRLASSAGIGMVAKSVAAANLWRLRGGKGQDISLDLRKILHRLSPFYDRKWEKLNGYSPTSPSDPSSSFKFRFYQTKDKRWVMPLEPYPKLKINTLKLLDCADTPEAVAQAISQWNARDLEEAGAKAGVVMPMARTVEEFLNEPAFASVASLPLVEIEKIGDSAPEPLPQGGSAPLDGIRALGMGHVIAGAGVGRALALHGADVLNIWRPSDWEVDTTYYTANVGMRSAMLELDDEPAHAQMMDLLRDADIFFANRRPSYLERFGLSPQQSAAVRPGIIHVSVSLNGEEGPWADRIGFDQTAGTLTGVMSLEGTPEQPQLPPILVVNDYIISWLAAAGAMAALARRAEEGGSYRVHISLSRVSLWLMSLGLFDKEFAHQTAGSAEEHLYLDPDLFTADTVCGHYQGVTDQVHMSETPGEYKTVLVPRASGEARWMSK; from the coding sequence ATGTCTACACATACCCAATCAACAGAAGATACTACGCTACTCAAACAACGGATTGAACATGCCGTGCAAAACCGGGCGGATCATACGGAGTTCGACATGCACGCCGCGCTGGAGGATGTACTGAACGGTATGGGATTATCATCCACAGACAGTGGCGGACAGATTCAATTTACAGGTAAAGACCCTATCGTTCCGAGCGTACTGCGGCTAGCCAGCTCAGCAGGGATCGGGATGGTAGCAAAATCGGTTGCTGCTGCTAATCTCTGGCGACTGCGCGGTGGGAAAGGTCAGGACATTTCGCTGGATTTGCGTAAAATTCTGCATCGTCTCTCTCCTTTTTACGATCGCAAATGGGAAAAACTGAACGGCTATTCGCCAACCAGCCCTTCTGATCCAAGCTCATCGTTTAAATTCCGCTTTTACCAAACCAAGGATAAACGCTGGGTGATGCCGCTAGAGCCGTATCCAAAGCTGAAAATCAACACCTTGAAGCTGCTGGATTGTGCGGATACACCGGAAGCAGTAGCGCAAGCGATTTCCCAATGGAACGCCCGCGATCTGGAAGAAGCCGGAGCCAAAGCTGGCGTAGTGATGCCAATGGCGCGCACAGTAGAGGAATTCCTGAATGAGCCTGCTTTTGCATCGGTCGCTTCTCTCCCTCTGGTGGAAATTGAAAAAATCGGCGATAGTGCACCAGAGCCATTGCCGCAAGGCGGTTCAGCACCACTGGATGGCATTCGTGCACTTGGCATGGGTCATGTCATCGCTGGTGCAGGTGTCGGTCGTGCGCTTGCCTTGCATGGTGCGGATGTACTGAATATCTGGCGTCCGTCCGATTGGGAAGTGGATACAACGTATTACACTGCCAATGTGGGCATGCGCTCCGCTATGCTGGAGCTGGACGATGAACCTGCTCATGCGCAGATGATGGACTTGCTGCGAGATGCGGATATTTTCTTCGCCAATCGTCGTCCATCGTATCTGGAACGTTTTGGATTGAGCCCACAACAAAGTGCGGCAGTGCGTCCGGGTATTATTCACGTCTCGGTATCGTTGAACGGTGAGGAAGGTCCGTGGGCGGATCGGATCGGCTTTGACCAGACGGCAGGTACATTGACTGGTGTAATGTCGCTTGAAGGTACACCAGAGCAGCCGCAATTGCCACCGATTCTGGTGGTCAATGACTATATCATCTCGTGGCTTGCCGCTGCGGGTGCGATGGCTGCACTGGCGCGTCGTGCAGAAGAAGGCGGTAGCTACCGCGTGCACATTTCACTTAGTCGCGTATCGTTATGGTTGATGTCGCTAGGTCTGTTTGACAAGGAATTTGCGCATCAGACTGCGGGATCAGCAGAGGAACATCTGTATTTGGACCCAGATTTATTTACAGCGGACACCGTATGTGGGCATTATCAAGGGGTGACCGATCAGGTGCATATGTCGGAGACACCGGGCGAATACAAAACTGTACTGGTTCCACGCGCGTCAGGTGAAGCACGCTGGATGAGCAAATAA
- a CDS encoding aldehyde dehydrogenase — protein sequence MQAIPQLVAQQRTFFNTGTTKSTAYRLDALRKLKSGIEQYHQRILDALHTDLNKSEAEAYGSEIRIVMGELDFALENLESWAAPRQVPTSSALPDAVSTIYPEPYGVTLVIAPWNYPFQLAFGPLIGAMAAGNTAVVKPSELTPAVSRLIYDLLTELFPAEYIAVVEGEVEASTALLKEKFDYIFFTGSTGVGRVVMRAAAEHLTPVTLELGGKSPSIVHHDADLKLAAQRLVRGKFLNAGQTCVAPDYLLVHSSVKQQLVDLITAEIADKFTDDVLQNPNFPHIVNTRNFDRLTGLMQDQQVMVGGRSVRDQLLIEPTLLDNVSWDAPVMQEEIFGPILPVIAYDDLNPLLDEIVNRPKPLALYLFTQDEQLEEQVLNTVSFGGGCINETLSHMTSHYLPFGGVGESGMGSYHGQQSFDVFSHHKSVMKRNA from the coding sequence ATGCAAGCTATTCCACAACTCGTCGCGCAACAGCGCACATTTTTCAATACAGGCACCACCAAATCAACAGCTTACCGTCTGGACGCTCTGCGGAAGCTAAAATCTGGGATTGAGCAATATCATCAACGCATTCTGGATGCCCTGCATACTGACCTGAACAAATCGGAAGCAGAAGCGTATGGCTCAGAAATCCGCATCGTTATGGGCGAATTGGACTTTGCTCTGGAGAATCTGGAAAGCTGGGCAGCTCCACGTCAAGTCCCTACATCTTCCGCACTGCCAGATGCAGTTAGCACTATTTATCCAGAGCCGTACGGCGTTACACTGGTCATCGCGCCGTGGAACTATCCGTTCCAGCTTGCCTTTGGTCCACTGATCGGTGCGATGGCAGCAGGCAACACAGCGGTTGTGAAGCCTTCCGAGCTAACACCAGCTGTTTCTCGTCTGATCTACGATCTGCTGACTGAGCTGTTCCCAGCTGAATATATCGCTGTTGTCGAAGGCGAAGTCGAAGCAAGCACCGCTCTGCTAAAAGAAAAATTCGACTATATCTTCTTCACTGGCAGCACAGGTGTAGGTCGCGTCGTTATGCGCGCTGCTGCTGAACACCTGACTCCAGTCACACTGGAATTGGGCGGCAAAAGTCCAAGCATCGTGCATCATGATGCCGATCTGAAGCTGGCTGCACAGCGCCTTGTACGCGGTAAATTCCTGAACGCTGGTCAAACATGCGTCGCACCGGACTACCTGCTTGTACACAGCAGTGTAAAACAACAACTGGTTGATCTGATTACTGCGGAAATCGCTGACAAATTCACAGACGATGTACTGCAAAATCCAAACTTCCCGCATATCGTGAATACACGTAACTTTGACCGTCTGACTGGATTGATGCAAGATCAGCAAGTGATGGTGGGCGGACGCTCCGTACGCGATCAACTGCTGATCGAGCCAACCTTGCTGGATAATGTAAGCTGGGATGCGCCAGTGATGCAGGAAGAGATTTTCGGACCAATTTTGCCAGTAATCGCTTATGATGATCTGAATCCACTGCTGGATGAGATCGTGAATCGTCCCAAACCGCTGGCACTGTACTTGTTTACACAGGATGAGCAGCTGGAAGAGCAAGTATTGAATACCGTATCCTTTGGCGGTGGCTGTATTAATGAGACACTGTCCCATATGACTTCGCACTATCTGCCATTCGGCGGTGTCGGTGAAAGCGGCATGGGCTCGTATCACGGGCAACAAAGCTTTGACGTATTCTCCCATCATAAAAGTGTGATGAAACGCAACGCGTAA